The DNA segment TTTTCAGAAAACAATTCCTGTTGCCAACATGAGGTGCTAACGGCGGAGGAAGCCAGCTTCGGTGCGCGGAAACTGGACAGACAGAATGCTTCAAAAGATGACAACGACAAAAGTTCAGGAATTCCCTCGGCGCAGGGATGGCAAGGATTCGGACCTAGTGCCATCTGAATATCTTATGCGTCTATTAAATGCGGCGTTCTTGGGCCCGGGAAGGAGATGCAGCGGCGCAGCGCTGGCAGGCAGAGTTCTTGGGCCTGGGAAGGAGATGCATGAAGACCCTCCCCTTTACCTTGAGTGAAGATCCTCCCTGCGACGTTGAAGGAGAAGGAAGTTTTGTTAGAAGTCTGAGAAAGGAACTATGTGACTGGGTATGGGTGGGTTCCGGGTTGGGCGGGTTTGTGGATCGGGTTCTGCTAGTCatgttaagaaaaaaaattctcattttCTTTGACAACCTGGACCGGTTTGCAATTTAGAGTTTTAGACAAACCGAGAGGCTTAACTTAGCAGAATCCTGCAACTCAAGCTTTTGGTTGAGCGGCTAAATATGTTAACTCATATATaatgttataaaataactaaatagataaataaagaaggagtaacaaatataaaataaagaaatataaagagGGAGAAAGAAGTATTGTAacataaagagagagagaattattTATTGCTTTTGTGTGTGTGTATTGCCTGAACCTCTTATTTATAGGCATACAAAAGGTAACATTTTCAAcattcattaaattcaaaacatTCATTAAATTCAATCTCTCTTGAGAATGGACATTCACCTATTCAATTTTATCACAACACTCTCCCTTGGATGTTCATTTAGGATTATTgtctcgttaaaaccttactaaagaaaaatccaatgagaaaaaaaaccttagtgaatgaaaaagagtacaatatcctttagtGATGGGGATTGCCttattaaaaaccttgtcaagaaaaacccaatgggaaaaaaaacttgaccaaggaaaaaagagtacagtctccctcTCTTGTCGACATTATTTTATATCTCGAAATCGACACATCCCAATCTGATTtaccaatctttcaaaataagattttgggagtgactttgtgaataaatctgtcagattatcacttgagcggatttgttggacatcaattgtcccttgattttgaagatcatgagtgaagaaaaatttgagagaaatatgctttgttctatcacctttgatgtatccacccttaagttgagcaatacatgctgtattatcttcaaacaggacagttggagctatcttatgatcaatcagtccacatgatgacaaaatatattgaatcagactcctcagccaaaaacactcgcgactagcttcatgaatcgccagtatttcagcatgattagaggaggttgctgctatcgtctgtttcgtggacctcaaTAATATAGTTGTACCATCATATGTGAACAGGTaccctgtttgagatctccctttatgtggatcagacaagtatccggcatctgcatagccaactagttgtgacttggatccatagggataaaacaatcccatatcaaccattccatgaagatatcgaaagatttgtttgattccactccaatgtcttctggttggagaggaactatatcttgctagtaaattcacagcaaatgatataccaggtcgtgtattattagcaatatacattagcgctccaatagCACTAAGATATgatacttcaggaccaaggatatcttcattctcttctttaggacggaattgatcattttccacatccaaagatcttacgatcattggggtacttaatggatgtgacttatccatataaaatcttttcaggATCTtatctgtgtatgttgtttgatgaataaagatcccattttctGTATGCTCAATCTGCAGgctgagacaaaatttagtccttccaagatctttcatctcaaactcttcttttaaagtttttataattgttggaatctcttcaggagttccaatgatatttaaatcatcaacgtacacagcaattataatgaactcagatgcagatttctttatgaaaacgcATGGACAAATATCATCATTTTTAAatccgtttttggccagatactcaataagacgattataccacattcgtccagattgcttcagaccatataaagatctttgcaatttaactgagtataacccttgcgaatattcactggatggtttagatatctttagtccttcagggactttcatatagatatcccgatctaatgagccgtacaAATAGGCTGTTActacatccattaaatgcatatgtagtttatgatatgcagataaactgaccaaataacgcaatgttatcgcatccactacaggggaatacgtttcttcataatctataccgggcctttgtgaaaaaccttgtaccacaagtcgggctttgtagcgcacaacttcatttttctcatttcgttttctcacaaatatccatcggtatccaacaggttttacatcttcaggtGTACAGACTACAGGttcaaagacttcacgttttgcaagtgagtctaattcagccttcatgacttctttccattttggccaatcattcctttgtcgacattctttgactgatcttggctcaagatccttactttcatgcatgatatttaatgccacattatatgcaaatatttcattgacaattatcTTATTTCGGTCTCATTTCTCttctgtaaagacataatttatcgagatctcgtcattttcacaattttcaggtacttgaacgtcttctggcgttaaaactatatcagaattttcgacaactgcaggtgtctctactatgtctttttcaacaggaatattatttacctcttttctctttcgaagatttttatctttggaaccgacaggcctgccacgcttctagCGTGTATTTGCTTCAGTGACTatttgtcctactgggacatcaattcgaattggggtaTTTTTCATCCTACCAtgcttctggcgtgaatttgctacagtggctacttgtcctactgggacatcaattcgaattggggtatttttcgctggtatataagatttggttatcctctttgtatcggaaaatgcatcaggcaattcatttgctattctttacaaatgtataatattttgaacttctagttcacattgccctgatcgaggatctaaatgcatcaacgaggatgcattccaattaagttccttttcaggaagcttattctctccccctaatgttggaaattttgattcatcaaaatgacaatccgcaaaccgggctttaaatacatttcccgtttgtatctcaagatacctcactatagagggagaatcatatccaacatatatccccaattttctttggggtctcattttggtgcgattaggtggtgcaatgagAACATATATCGTACActcaaatattcttaaatgggaaatatttggctgctggccaaaagctaattgcataggagagaactgatggtaactcgttggcttcaaacgaataagtgctgcggcatgtaaaatagcatgccccaaactgaggttgggagatttgttctcataagcaagggtctagcaattaattggaggcgcttaataagtgattctgctaacccattttgtgtgtgaacataagctactggatgttcaacacttattccattagccatacaataagcatcaaaagcttgggaagtaaattcaccagcattatcaaggcgaattgctttgattggattttctagaaattgtgcttttaatcgaataatttgagacagtaatctcgcaaacgccaggttgcgagaagataataagcacacatgtgaccatcttgAAGATGCGTCtgttaggaccataaaatatctaaaagatccatatggtggatgaataggtccacatatatcaccttgaatcctttctaggaattcaggggactcaaatccaatctttactagtgatggccttaaaattaacttcccttgagaacatgcagcacaacaaaattcgctagatttaagaattttctagttctttagtgaatgtccatgagagttttcaataattctcctcatcatggttgttcgcggatgacccaatctatcatgccaagttatgaatttatttgggctagtaaacttctggtttacaatggcatgtgattcaattacactaatcttggtataatacaacccagatgaaagtgagggtaacttttttaatataacctttttatttaaatcatgagttgtgatacataaatactcatgatttccctcattcattgtttcaatatgatatctatttcggcgaatatctttgaaatTCAACAAGTGCctcagagacttggtagataatagtgcattatttattacaaattttgttcctccaggaaacaaaGTTATAGCTCTTTCGGAGCCTTTTATCACATTGTCCGAgtcaataatagtattaacatactATTCTTTTGGTataagatgggtaaaatatatatcacttttaagaatagtgtgcgaacttgcactatccgcaaggcaaatatcttcagAATATGTCATTGccatttttattcaaaaaaacaaataatgataataataaaatgagtaaaagtacatgcacagtaaaattattcacatgaatacttaacaaacacatatacatatcaaactattccatcattgatcaaatagccAATATTTCATTCAAAATCctttaaagaaattagatacatcataatgagtggtggaattttcatcatttgaaacaaaatttgtttctttttctttgtcatcctttttcaaggatgcttgataaagatcaactaggtgccttggggtacgacaggtacgtgaccaatgaccctttccaccacaacggaagcatttatcctcaattgatttactttgcccattgtttctttctttatcacacttctggtgagatcatTTCTTGcgaacataattttttttttcataattttttttgttatcaaaatcTTGCCATTTACCGCTTCTGGGGTTATAATTTGCCGCATttgcttcaggaaatggggcggcgccagctgggcgcgcttcatgatttcttaaaagcaactcattgttgcgtttagcaacaagaaagtaagaaattagctcagaaaaaaaatttaaatcctttttctcgattgctactgcaggagcacattcgatgcatggaaggtcgagaaagttttctctaacatatcgggcttgaggaGATATCACCGTTTTTTCATGATTATACCTTTTTCAAAGGTCTttccacagatctgcaagatcttttaatgtgtgggatattcatttttcaatcatacttcaagatgacgacgaaggaaAAATATGGTTTTATCTTTATCCTTctgaaatatattattttcagcctCAATGGTATCTttaagatccattgaatcaagatagatttcagcatctaatatccatggtaaataattatttctaaatACATCAAAAGCATTATATTCAAGATGAAAGAGATtcgatataataaaaatttgttacctgaagTCTTCCTAATAATTTCGTTAGAGTTTCGTGCTGATAACgtattataaaataactaaatagataaataaagaagaggtaacaaatataaaataaagaaatataaagagagagaaaaaagtatTGCAAcataaagaaagagagaattgtttattgcttttGTGTGTGTATTGCTTGAGGATTAGCCTCCTATTTATAGGCATACAAAAAGTAACATTTTCAACATTTATTAAATTCAATCTCTCTTGAGAATGAACATCCACCTATTCAATCTTATCACAACATATAACTTATATATTACATTCAGATTCGAATTTTAGGTGattaaatagttaataaaattcttaaatatttGTGGTGCATGTAAGTTTGTGATGTTTAAAATGGGAGGTTATTCAatatatcaaacaaaaaaaaacttaacAGAATTATTATCgaaatatttataatagttaaaaatataaattaataattactaaataatatttaaacttttcatattacaaaatttaaaacacatatcaaatcaatttccatataaaatctaacaaatTTTCTTCTGCATGAATTTTTTCTCTGCATAATTTTTCTTCGTTAAACTcgttaagaaaataaatttcattATTCCAAGCCAAACAAAGGCACAACCCAGTCAAGAAAAAAATTGGCCTAAAGCTCCAAACTCCGTTGTgttaatataacaataatatcaTCGAGTCGAGAGATTCTATTCCCTTAGGATTAAGGAATTTTGGatggaattttgattttgaaagtgAGGTCTAAATGTCTTGTTGAAGGTTGTGACTTTTGTGCCGTGATGGaagtttttttgttatttttgtttagaCCATAGTAAAAATGCCTACAAAGAATTCGATGTTTAAATTAACAAGAGTTGTATCATATTTAAAGTAGATTTGTTGTCACCTTAATAGTGATAATCAAAATAGTGGTGAGAGTTTTAATTTACTCCCCCGATCAGATACGGCTTGTGGAGATTTATCTGGGCAAGGTCACACGAACTAGATTCGTTGCTATCGGGCCGAGTTGCTGGTAGATGGCTCAGTTTGAGAACTAGGTGTTGCAGGGTTGAATCTGGGCTTGACTATTCTAAGCCCAGTACGACAGAATAaattaggaaaaaaaaagatggaTTAAATTCAGTTGGATTTCTGAAAAGAGAAATCCGATCTgcaaattttagaaaaagagaagaaatttcgaaagtttttttttggtttaaaaaaaaaagacagaaaAAAGTGCGAAAGTAGGAACTCGAAAGGATCTGGATTGTCAATTTGTCGTTGAATGTTGACATTGGGTGCTAATAGTAATACTAATAGGCATTAGCAAAGCCAGCTTTGGTTAGTCGAGTTCAATGAGGTTGAGATCAAATTTGGGGTTTGCTTGCAGAAGCACTTGCAGTTGCAGGCCTTCGTCTCTTGCTCCTATTATCATTTAGGTAAGCCACACTTCGCTTCCGCTCTCTCTCAATTCAAATCTATtctaatcaaaatcaaaatcaatattGAATTCAATTTCAGCTCGCTTTGTTTGGTTTCGTTTTGAAAACAAAGCTGCCTGCCTGCGTTTCCtagttgcttttttttttttttcattctttgttATTCAGCGTGTTCCTTCCCCTTCTCGTACACCCAGTTAATAATTACTTGTTCGTGGGTGTCTTTGCAGGTTTCTTAGTTCTGTTGAGATGGTCTGTAGTAATTATAGCTCTGTCCATGAATCTCATTGTTTAATCCTTATTATACATTTCCCGAAATGCAATTAGCGTCAAATGGTGACAAGGAAGAGTGTTCAGAATCCGAACCCATCTTGAATCAGCATCTAAATTTGCAAGAAtatggaggaggaggaggagagtctTCATTTTCCTGTGAAATCATTGCTGCTGCTAACGATGATTCACACCCTGTTCCTCTTGATGAGAGCTGTCATCTGGTAAATGCGGATCAGCCACAGTGCCGGATATGCCTTGATATAGGAGGTCTGTAATACCTCTTTtcatacttattttatttatatggtATCCATCATGAAATTAGTTTCAGACATAACCCATATATGATCCAAGCCTCCAAGGAACTTAAAAGCAGCATGTAATTATGTATTTCAAGGTTAACTACTTGCTGAATATTGAGTAAATTTCTTTTAGGAGAAGATTTGATCGCTCCTTGCCATTGCAAAGGCACCCAAAAGTATGTCCACAGATCATGTCTAGATAATTGGCGGTCTACAAAGGTAACTTCCTTTCACTTCTTAATGTTCTGTCTTGTTGGTCATAATTATGCCAAGGCTAAGGTAAACTTTGTTCCCCTAGTTTCACACTTTTTCAAATAACCCTTTACCATTTTTCTGTCACTAAACCCCTTCAAATTTAGTTTTATTAGACAACATAGTTTTAATCGTAAGATAAAACTTCCTCAAATTATCCTCTTGAAAGTCTGGTAGGCTTGGTGTTAatagtataattaaaaaataaaatttggggAGCTAGGTTTATAAATAAAACATGTTATCACCACATGGGGTTAAAGTACAACTTGTTACTCAAGTTAGAGTTAAagttgaaaatgaaaattttatttctataaaaGATTTGTTTTCAACTTAAAATAAAGTTGAAGGAGGTTTcataggaaaagaaaaagggaaaatgggaaggaagaaaaaaaaagtgtagagaGGATTATTTGGAAAAGGGAGAGAAACTACAGGGGAAAGCATAACCATAATAACAATGTTTTATTCAATTGTAAGAGTTATTTGTTTGCTATTGGAGATCTAATACTTATTTGTGTTCTTTTCATGCCCTTGTGAGGACTTCCAGTATATTTATGCTGCTGTGTTGCTTACTTTTGGACTTCTCATTCCTTCTGTTGTACTAGGAGGGCTTTGCTTTTTCTCACTGTACAGAGTGTAGAGCTGTCTTCATATTACGTGCAAACGTCCCACCAGATCGGTGGTGGTTGAgattaaaatttcagtttctTGTGGCCAGAGATCATGCATTCATTTTCATAATTGTTCAACTGGTATGGGTTTGGTTATCAGTTATTTATTGTGAAATTGATACTTTATGCATGTTCACGACATTACATTTGCCCTTTCTTGTCTAGTGGTTATGAAGTATGAACAGTCTTATTTGTATACACCATATCCATATCTACCACTATCATTCTTGATTCTTGGCCATTGCTGTGGTTTCCCTAGGAGTCTATATAACATTGCAAATTATTGTGATTCTCAGAAGGcatttcattgatatttttctCCTCTAGTGGAATAAGATATTTTACGGAAACCCACTTCATTTAGTTTTTACTGTGTAGCATGTCTTCAACAAACTTTCGATGATAAGTCAATTACTTTCTTTTTTGGGGGATAACTGAAGATACTTGATTAACATCAAGAGAAGGTTATTACAAAGAGAATAGAGTACAAGGGGACCTAATTATAAAAGCAACATTGGACAGAAGATGGCATTTTAAACAGAAttagatctttttttattataaaaagcaTTTTCgtgtttaaatataaaatataagaagGATTTTTTGTTTTAGACAATTCATTAAAACTCAAagtttgcttttttcttttaaatatccAAACACCTTTATAAAAAGTACTTTTCGCATCTTTCTTAAAAATGGCCGATCCAATCGGGCACTAAATCGGATTGGCCTAGAGAGAGATGTTGGAGCTCTAACTCTTCCTCTACCCTTGCTTCACATGATGTAACTGTTTTTTTCCCAATTCTTACAGTTTTGGCACATTGATACACTTCCCCAATTTAATACAATCTTCTACATTTCCCCGTCTCACTGGCATCTGTGCTAACACGTCACTTATAATTGATTCAGTCTTTAGGTTTAAGAAAATAGAGATCCCCATCAACTATGGCTTTTAGCAATTGCTAAATGCTTAGTGCAAGTGTGCAACCCATCAAGTAATCTTGTTCAATAATCCTGTCAAAAGGAGCTATAGCTTTTAATATTCAACTTATCCATGGCAGGAAGCAAAATCTGCGGTAGTCTGCTGTTTATGCCAGATTTTGTTGTATTTGGGTGAAGCATAACTCCGACATGTCTTACAACAGCCATTGAAACAAGTAGATATTGTGGGATAGGATTTGAAGGATTCTTGCAGGACAAGAATCACAGGATTAGATATTTGGCTTGTAGTGCATGACACATGATCTAAAAGAAGGGTTTCATGTTAGATATATTATTCTGGTCTCTCCTTATAATTGATTTCCTTGTTCATTTGCTAACTACTTATGGGTTCAGTTGGACCACACAGTATCCTAACCTAGAATTGTTACACAAAAGACTTCCCAATGTTGAACAGATAAAGCTAACAAAGGCTTTGTGCTTCCTAAGTTGATTCAATTTGACCTCTGAAAATTTAGACCCTCCCAAAGAAATTATTTGATAGTAATAGTACCATATGTATTGTAAATGCTTTTAAATATCTACTTGACAGAATGCCTGTTAAGTTCTTTCTAATTTCAACAGGTTGTTGCTTTCTTGGGGGTGCTTGTGTATAAATTTTATGGAGATGAACTAAGGGAAATGTTTGGTTATGAAGAACATCCATATGGATTTTATACAATGGCTGGTATACCTAATGCTTCacctctaaaaattttatgacCAATATTTGcagttttttttcttcatttgtaATTGTATTAATCTATACCATCTTTATTACACGTAACTAAAATTATGTTACCTTTTGGCTTGCAGTTTTAGCCATTGTTTTGGTGGGATTGCTCTATGGATTCTTCATAGCCATAATATGCGGCCAAAGAATCAATGAACGCCACTACCATGTTCTTGCAAAACAAGAATTGACAAAGGTCTGCTATGCGTTTCTTGACTTGATATCAGTTTGACTTATTACAGGCTAATGGCATCCAACAGAAAATACCGATCTTTTTACTGGATGCCATAAGAATGCTGAAATGCATGAAAACAAAAGTACAACAACAAAAGTGTTCTTTGAAATTACATATATTTACTCTTGTATCATTCAATAgatgattttaaattattcGTATCATATGaggattttcaaaatttgaaagtaTTTAACTATTCA comes from the Arachis duranensis cultivar V14167 chromosome 7, aradu.V14167.gnm2.J7QH, whole genome shotgun sequence genome and includes:
- the LOC107459813 gene encoding uncharacterized protein LOC107459813: MQLASNGDKEECSESEPILNQHLNLQEYGGGGGESSFSCEIIAAANDDSHPVPLDESCHLVNADQPQCRICLDIGGEDLIAPCHCKGTQKYVHRSCLDNWRSTKEGFAFSHCTECRAVFILRANVPPDRWWLRLKFQFLVARDHAFIFIIVQLVVAFLGVLVYKFYGDELREMFGYEEHPYGFYTMAVLAIVLVGLLYGFFIAIICGQRINERHYHVLAKQELTKEYVVEDREHVKNVPELDPSHVTELRMLGLY